The Coturnix japonica isolate 7356 chromosome 15, Coturnix japonica 2.1, whole genome shotgun sequence genome segment CAGCACCTGATCCCTACCACGCAGAAAGCCACATTCATTTTAGCAATGCAAGTAAAGGGGAGCACTCCCAATACAAAGATAAACATTTACTAATGTTGTAATCAGCGTGCCATATCTGAGTCTTGGAATTATTAAACCAGCAAGAAGAGACCCTGGCCAGTGATGGAGGAGGACATAATTCACTAGAAGCCATGTAGTTAGAATTTAACTTCTGTGCTATGATCCCAACTTGTTATAATCTAAGCATAGGAAGCATCACTCATCCAACAGACCTGACAAGGGCTCCCAGAGCAGGCAGGTAttcaaggggaaatggctggTTTCCTTTCAGAGCTGGTGAGTATCCAACATCTTGTCTTCTAGCCCCGTCACTGACGGCCGCAGAATGTTTGAAGGTTACAGCATAGGGAATCAAGCAGCCTTTGCtataacagaaaagaacagagcaCATGCTGGGGACAACACTGACTCAGCAATAATACCGACACTACAGCGTGTGCAGAAAGTGTATGGCAAATACAAAAGAGGTTTAAGGGAGGACTTGGGAAAccaggaaagaggaaaacagtgaaaacagtaatacagaaaagaagaaaaagaaaaaaccttctACTCTATTGGCATGCACTCTCAAAGACATCTGAGGATATTCATCTGCTCAGACAAATGTCTGAAAACACATGCTTGTGACGGGTGCTCTAAAATTCAGAGTACATCAAGGGCAGCATAGGAGTCATTCAAGTAGGAGCCCTGAAAATGCAGATTCCAATGGGgataatatatacatatacacatatatatttatatatatttacattaatatttatttatatatatttgtgtatatgtgtgtgcgtagatatatataaatttatttatttatttatttacttattttatataAGAGTTTTAAGAGAACAAACTTGATCAGTCCCaagaaacagatgaataaaGTGCCTGagaattaaagggaaaaaggaaatcatGAAAGTTGTAGTTGCACCagtacaaaagcaaacacaaggtGTTGATAAAGGCTTTCATGGATTTTTATGATCTAtcacttctattatttttatgattaaaaGTCTGTGGCTGACAAAACTGAAGGAATTATAGACTGCATCTTTCCAGGCTGTTCATGTTcaggaaaggattttttttttctgcttttgtttttctttgttttgtttttattttgtggtgatgatgatgatgatgatgatggtggtggtggtggtgattaAGGCTTTTTAGTCATAGAAATGGAAAGGTGTAAGATCCCATGAGTTAAGTCGTGGTTCTGAAGGCCATGCTGGGATCAGGAACTTTGGATGTCTTTCATCATCTTTGGCAGGTTCAATACCGGAAGCTATTTCTAATGATTTTGGTGCTAGGAATTGGTGGAACACACTTAGGTGGATTTCAGATGTCTGTGATCAATTATACTTCTCCGGTAAGCAAACCTTTCATAAAATCATATCTGtaaatggtgttttttgtttgcttgtttgcttgcttgcttgtttggttggtttgattttggtttctgtaactgttttttgcttgtttttttgtatttatattttgaagATACTCCAAATATCCTTTTACATGTTACGATATGATCCTATCCCCAGCCCCTTCCCAACTTTTACTGTTCAGTATCAAAGCACAAAGTATAAGTGTCAGGAGCTGTACTGCAAAGACAGCTTTCTATTGAGTGTtagaaaggctgagaaaactggaaaacatgCAGTATACCTGCTGTGATCTGTAGTTCAATGGAGGGACTATGGAAAATGAAGTAGCAGCTATTTACAATATCAGTACAATAACATCTTCCCCTCCTTATCAGCCTTCATTGCTCACGGTGCTAATGACCaagcagctgctcacagccatcATGTGAACAAGCAATAATCTGTATTTTAGTAGATTTGTGGCTAATATTGATACTAATTTGCAAACAAAAGCCTCATATCTTTGATTTTAATAATAACTATaatctattcttttttaaagttgCAAACATAAAGAAGAACCACTGTGATTATTGTCTCAAGGAATAAAAACCCTTTTTCTGTCCCAGTACATTCAGAAGTTTATCAATGAAACCTGGCTGGAGCGATATGGTTCAGCGCTGCATCAGGAGACTCTCACATTATTCTGGTCCCTCATTGTGTCTACATACTGCATAGGAGGAATGATAGGGTGTCTGTGCAGTGGGTACCTGACCACAAAATATGGAAAGTAAGTATATTTCCCAACAATTTACTAGTGCTGCCACAAGGGAAGCAATTAAACCTCACTCACCTAACACGATTGTCAGAATTTTCACTGCCCCCTCTTGGTGCAGTGTTAGCTCTGCTCAGCGTCTGTAACTATACCAGGGTGCACTAGACAGATGAGAACATGCGACTGTTTCTGATTCCATTTTCACCAGTTTTTGTGCCATACAATTCTTATATTTTTGCTGGATGTTAGTGAAGAATCAGTCTCTGAAATGTCTTTACTGAGCATTAATGCCCCGACAACACTTTGACTGCAGCTCTTACGAGAACATGCAAGTTCATTCATCTGTAAGAATGGTCACAGTTTCCTCAAACACAAGCAAAGTCTGTCAAACCACATTCAGAACCATTTTTTTGGGTGTGACCATAAAGGACAAAGCCAAAACTCTCTAGGTGAAGATGGACAGTGAATCTAGGTCTCCATAAAGCCAGATTTGCCTTGTTCAGGTGACAACTGCAGTGTTCAGGATGGGAGTCTGACCCAAAGGAAAGAAGACCATTCCTTATCAgtctctgctttgcaggaatTTCAGTCTCAAAGTGTGTTCACACAATACTAGCATAGAAAAGAGAAGCCTAActtctcccttcccaccctCCTGGGAAAACATCATGCCATTTCATAATCAAATATCATTGCCCAATaagaaatggattttaaaatgattgtGGCTTAGATCCATGATGAGCACAGGCAGAAATTAGTTAAcgatgaagaagaaaaagtggatCATACCAACATGTTGTTTGCTGTCGTAGGAAGAAATGTCTTCTCATCAATGATGTGGTCCTAATAATAGCCACACTGAACACTGGCTTCAGTAGGAGAGCCAAGTCCTTTGAGATGATCCTGATTGGGCGCTTCCTCGAGGGCATCTGTGCTGGTAGGACTCCCCATTACTCCATGTTAATGTGAATTCTTAGGGGTGGATACAGAAATCTTCCTGCTAGGAGTACCCAGGCATGCACGGTAACCCCAGTGGAACAAGGAACAGATTGGGAAAAGGTAAGATCACACCTCATGTTGAGGCAGCAGACTGCTCAAGCCTATTGCAAAGTGCAGTGTGTTCACTGGGCAGGGACATTATAATGATGAGATGTCCTTTGCCTTCAAGAACTCTTACTGAGAAAGATATCAGATGGATTAGCTAAGTAGGAAGTACATTTTCACAGTACTTATTGTGGAGCAGGTGAAATAAAAACGGACTCTTGTTTTCTATCACTTCAGTTctcctttgtcttctttttagGAGTATATATGAATGCCCATATTCAGTATGCAGGAGAGATCTCACCTAAGAAGTTGCGTGGCTTTGTAAATGTGACCTCCTCTGTGTTTCTTGCACTAGGAAAAGCTGTAGCAAGAGTTCTTGGATTACGGTActtgtgctgctccttctgGTCCTATTTTCTATTTGTCTTCTGTGTGGCAGGAAAATCCAGTCCTAgaaacagacacacacagaaggTGGGGTTGTTCTTCACTTAACTATTGctgacaaaatggaaatgtctgCCCCATGCCAGTCACTGAGGTTCCCTTGTCAGTCACTGAGGAGAAGAAGACATTTCTCGAGGAAGGATTAAATCCATCTGTGAAGGTGCAGTCTCTCTGCTGAAGTTAATAAGAACAAATTATAGATGTATATTTAAGCTTAATAGGCCCATGAGACCTGAGAGCTCTGCTGAGTTCTTGATATCCTCAAGCAGAATTACTGTATTTGTTCAGAGATCTGCTGTGAGAATATTGAAGCTCCACTGATGTTCCTCAAATTATGAGAAAAATCTCAGTCTTGCAGTGGAACTAAGATACcaggcttttttcctttccctagtctaaatatattttatttcaatttattctTTACAGTTATATGTGTATATAGTTTGCCAGTCTAGGATCCAGAAAATACCAAACTAGTTATAAAAAGTAATTGTACTGGGCTATAAACCCACTCTTGTGTGCCTTCACAGAGATCTTTTAGGAACTGAAGACATGTGGAATGTGCTATTGTCCTTTTCTGGCTTTGTGGCATTGATCCAACTGCTCTTTTTGCCCTTCTTTCCTGAGTCTCCTCCGTATCTCTTTCTGCAAAAAGGAGACAAGGATGGTTGCCTGAAAGGTAAGGAAAAATTTTTGATCCCTAATTTATTAGACTGTAACTCCTGGGAAATCGAACTGAATAGAGGTAATTGTTTTTTTACTGGACAGCTTCAGATTTCCTCATAAGATATAATGAAAGATATTGCAAAGATCATAGCATAGAATTATACTGCTCAAGAAAAAGAGGATTTGTCAGAATTATTTAAGGTCTATCCTTATACAGTACAAAAGTTGAAAGCCATTTTCCAGGAGAGTCTCAGCAGGTTCCAGTAAGTAATGTTCTAGTTCTGTTCTCAGTGACTGATGAATCGAGGCATGAACTCAACTGTAAGTGATCAGTACATTGGATGATGGAAGAATATGCATCGTTCTGTCCCTTCTATAGCCATGAAGCAACTCTGGGGAGAGGAGAATTATCGCACAGAATTTGATGACATGGTGAAGGAAAAGGCTGTAACAAAAGGCACCAAAATAATGAATGTCCGAGAGGTGCTGAAAGAACCATCTGTGCATCCACAGCTGTGTACCATGCTCCTGCTTCTACTGAGTCTACAGCTCTGTGGCCTGAGTGCAGTTGAGTACAGCCCATATCCAACCAAATCACTGTAATTCCAACTTGCCACTTTCCTCTGCAAGCCCTGTTGTATCACCACCAGTATTCTTCATACCTTTATGGGAACTTCCAAGCTGGGAATACAAAAGATCCAGTTCAGCAGAAATTCTTGCTTTCATTCTCCTGTTTATAACTCCAAATATTCTGTATGGTTATAAATACACTGAAGATTTCTGCAGTCcacagattcattttctttgacCTTTACAGTAGCAGATGAGCTATTGCCATTCAGTTTTCATCCCATTTCGTAATGCAGATTAATCCATTAAGATATTTCCTCTCAGTTGTTTGTGCATATAAGGTGGCTGAGCCCAGTACAGTAAAAGGCATTCCCCAAGGTGTCATTTCTATCACTTTCCTTGTGAGTCTTTCAGTGTAAGCTGTATTTACTGTGATATTGCTGGACTGTGACATTGCTGGGCTCTCTGTTATGGCACTGCCTGGCAATGTGGGCAGAGTTATTTCTGTCCATTGTTGACAGGGGAAAGGTGCATCTTCTTCTGAATAATTGCAAAAAGGCCACATAATAAACTATTACATCACCTCCAATAAGCCCCAGTATTATACTATTGCTATCGCAGTGATGACAAATCTAGGTCTAAGTGATGCAGGATAAGAACATACTGCATCCATTGACTATGCTTCATTTTTACAATGCTTCTTATTTCCCAGATCACTTTCTACACATCGGAAATTTTTCAGACAGCCAACCTCCATGAAAGCATCATCCCATATGTAGCTCTAGGAGTTGCAGTCTCTGAGCTCATCTCCGTCATCTTCTGTGTAAGTCAGATCGTGCTGGGACTTTAAGACTGATTTGGATCTATTCTTCCTCATGTGATTTAAGTCtatatttctttactttcttatCTCTTCTTAGTGAGTTTAAGATATTTCCTGTGGCATCACATAAACCTGTGAAGTGGTTGTTAATGTCTCTGCCAAGTTTCTTCCCATCTTTTACATGTTCCTTCCCATCTTCATTCTTTATAATTTCTTATAAAAATCCTTATCTTAttcatataaatataaatgaaatatcatTCAAAGTTAAAGATGCACGCTTACTTCCATTCATTGATGTATCTCATTCTTTATTTGAATGGAATCTTAACGTGCTTCCATTGATTACAGTGTTGATgaaaaagctgctgcagagTTTGGGCAGCAAGTGTAATTCATGGCATTGGAGAGACCAGAAGGAATTCCATAAAATAACTAACTTGCTACTAACatgatttgtgttttcttaagTAAAGAGAATTGAAGAAGAATATCTAAACTGTTAGAAGGCTCACAGCTAGACTTGGCCGTGCCCAGTgatatatgttttttctttgcttctcagaGCTCCATTATTGATCGTTTTGGACGCCGAATACTCCTGT includes the following:
- the LOC107321282 gene encoding solute carrier family 2, facilitated glucose transporter member 11-like: MAGFLSELVQYRKLFLMILVLGIGGTHLGGFQMSVINYTSPYIQKFINETWLERYGSALHQETLTLFWSLIVSTYCIGGMIGCLCSGYLTTKYGKKKCLLINDVVLIIATLNTGFSRRAKSFEMILIGRFLEGICAGVYMNAHIQYAGEISPKKLRGFVNVTSSVFLALGKAVARVLGLRDLLGTEDMWNVLLSFSGFVALIQLLFLPFFPESPPYLFLQKGDKDGCLKAMKQLWGEENYRTEFDDMVKEKAVTKGTKIMNVREVLKEPSVHPQLCTMLLLLLSLQLCGLSAITFYTSEIFQTANLHESIIPYVALGVAVSELISVIFCSSIIDRFGRRILLWGGYLLMALVLVLLETSLLLSDRFLWMRYCNVILIFLFIIAYGVGPAGAVSSVMNEIFTLSARSSAFVIGGILIWLGLTFTGMIFPFAVMTLGPFCFLIFIAVLVVSSVLIYLFVPETKGKSTFEITEEFKTHRYKKKRHQTVENNMTEEKIYCTKL